The genomic region CGCGGCTGTTCCCGCCTCGGTGCCCGGGTATGCGGGCAAGCTCCTGCGGGTCAACCTCTCGACGGGCAAGATCTGGACAGAGCCCTGGGCTTCGGTTATGCGCGAGTATCTCGGCGGCGTTGGTCTCGGGGCGAAGATCCTCTACGAGGAAGTCGGCCCCAAGGTCCACTGGGACCATCCGGACAACCGGCTCGTCCTGGCCACGGGACCGCTGGCGGGACTGCCGGTCTGGGGCACGGGCGGGCTGACCGTGGTCACGCGAGGCGCGCAGACCGACGGCGCGACCTCGACCCAGGCTAACGGCTTCTTCGGCGCCGCGCTCAAGTATTCGGGCTATGACGCGATCGTGGCCCAAGGCCAGGCCAAGAAGCTCTCCTACCTCTACATCAACGACGACGTCGTGGAGATCCGCGACGCAGCGCACCTCAAGGGCAAGGACACCTGGGAGACCCAGGAAGCGCTCGAGGCCGAGCACGCGCTCTCGGGGCACCGGCTTTCCGTCTACTCGATCGGCCCCGCCGGCGAGAACCTCGTCCGCTTCGCGGCGATCCAGGGTGACTACGGTCACGTCGCCTCCAAGAACGGCTGCGGCGCCGTCATGGGCAAGAAGAAGCTCAAGGCCGTGTGCATCGTGCGCGGCACCAAGGCGCTCACGCCCCATGACCCGCGCGGGCTCGTCCAGGCGGCGGACGATATCGCGCATGACCTGAAGACGGATCCGGCGACCTCGACGCTCTACCGATGGGGAACGCTTCCCGGCGTCTCCAACCTGTACAAGCTGGGCATCCTGCCGATCAAGAATTACACGACGAACCTGACGACGGTGGACATGACGACGTGGGAGCCCGCCAAGCTCCGCGCGGGCTTCGACCACCGGGGACACCAGTGCAATGCCTGCGGCATGCACCACTGTCACATCCAGGTGATCGGCAAGGGGCCGAAGGCCGGCGAGTTGGTCGACGAACCGGAATACGAAGGCTGGTCCGGCGCCGGCTGGCAGATCGGCCTGACCGACAAGGAAGCCATCACCTGGCTCAATACGCGCCTCGACCGCGCCTGCGTGGACGTCAACGAGTTCGGCTGGGTCTGCGGCTGGGTGATGGAGTGCATGGAGAAGGGCCATCTCACCGAGAAGCAGGTCGGCTTCAAGCTCGCGTGGGGCGACGTGGACGGCGCGTACCGCCTACTCCAGATGATCAGCCACCGCGAGGGGTTCGGCGACCTGCTGGCGGAGGGCGTCAAGCGCGCGTCCGAAAAGATCGGCGGCGAGGCCGCCAAGTGCGCCGTCTACACCAAGAAAGGCGCCTCGCCGCGCGGCCACGACCACCGGGCCCGGTGGGAGGAGATGCTGGACACCTGTACCTCCTCTAACGGCACCATGGAGAGCGCGAATGCGACGCACCAGACCGAGATCGGCCTGCCCGGGCGCATCAACCCCTTCAACGGCGAGGAAGTGGCGCGGATGGTCGGCGGCATCCTAGGGCGGAAGCACTTCGAGGACTCCCTCGGCGGCTGCATCTTCACCTTCCGCACGCGGATCGAGAACCTGGCGCGCGCGCTCTCGGCCGCGACGGGTTGGACCTACACGCTGGCCGACGCGATGCGGATGGGCCGGCGGACGGCCGCGATCCTGCGGGCCTTCAACCTGCGCTGCGGCATCGGCACGGATGTCGAGTACCCCTCGGCGCGCTACGGCTCCAGGCCCGTGGACGGCCCGGCGAAAGAGCACAACGTCATGGACCAGTGGGAGCGCATGCGCGAGGTCTGGTACGAGACGGTCGGCTACGACATCAAGACCGGCAAGCCCACGCGCGAGACGCTCAAGACGCTCGGTCTTGACTCCCTCGCGAAGGATCTGTGGCGCAAGTAGGCTCGACGCCTGCGCTCAGCGTTACCGTGGAGGTCACCACGTGGGTGACGAAGCACGTGGGCGGTGACGGCTCCGGCAGCAAGGTCTTCACCGAGACCTTCGCGCCGGGGGAGACAGTGCGGGACGTCCTGCGGCGCTGTTC from Candidatus Methylomirabilota bacterium harbors:
- a CDS encoding aldehyde ferredoxin oxidoreductase C-terminal domain-containing protein, with translation MSPTATASRPAKKPAAVPASVPGYAGKLLRVNLSTGKIWTEPWASVMREYLGGVGLGAKILYEEVGPKVHWDHPDNRLVLATGPLAGLPVWGTGGLTVVTRGAQTDGATSTQANGFFGAALKYSGYDAIVAQGQAKKLSYLYINDDVVEIRDAAHLKGKDTWETQEALEAEHALSGHRLSVYSIGPAGENLVRFAAIQGDYGHVASKNGCGAVMGKKKLKAVCIVRGTKALTPHDPRGLVQAADDIAHDLKTDPATSTLYRWGTLPGVSNLYKLGILPIKNYTTNLTTVDMTTWEPAKLRAGFDHRGHQCNACGMHHCHIQVIGKGPKAGELVDEPEYEGWSGAGWQIGLTDKEAITWLNTRLDRACVDVNEFGWVCGWVMECMEKGHLTEKQVGFKLAWGDVDGAYRLLQMISHREGFGDLLAEGVKRASEKIGGEAAKCAVYTKKGASPRGHDHRARWEEMLDTCTSSNGTMESANATHQTEIGLPGRINPFNGEEVARMVGGILGRKHFEDSLGGCIFTFRTRIENLARALSAATGWTYTLADAMRMGRRTAAILRAFNLRCGIGTDVEYPSARYGSRPVDGPAKEHNVMDQWERMREVWYETVGYDIKTGKPTRETLKTLGLDSLAKDLWRK